DNA sequence from the Colletotrichum higginsianum IMI 349063 chromosome 10, whole genome shotgun sequence genome:
ACAGGCTCACCCATCAGAACTCGGCGAGATCGGATTACCGCTCACCAACCAATCTTGTTTGCCGCGTCCTGCATTCGTGTGCTACGCACAGAATTCCGAATCTCATCTCAACCCGCCCGCAGATATCACATTTTGCCCTCACCTCCTCGGTGGCGGTCCCAAAGTCCAAACGAGCAAAGAGCCAGGAACGCAGCAACATTACATCACTTGCCTCTCTACCGCGCGCCGTGGGTCCCCGTTGCTCAGTGCTCATGCCAGCGAGTGTGGttgcctgcctacctagaCTCTCTCCTTACTGAGTCCTCCGGGAAGCCTATCGTCCTATCACCATCTTCATATCTCCGGTCGACACTGGAGTAACTCACACCCCCTTCATCCCCCTCATCCCCAATCTCCAGATCAGACCAGGGCCCGGAACCCCGTCTTGACGAGCCGGGTCTGTCCGTCCCTCCGTCTCCCCTGCGTCGTCGGCCCAGCCCTGTCCGTATATACATAGCTTTCTCTCTATTGCCAGCGTCTGCCCATCATGTCCAACCCGAGTGCTGTCATGAGAACAGcccccatcgccatcgcTCCCAAGCCTCCCCGCCGCCAAAACTCGTACCGCCAGGACAGCTTCGCGAACCTTGAGCTTTTCCGCGGCAGCATGCCTGGACGAGACATGGCCGAGTCTGTTGGCTCCTACACAACTCGATCTCTCAGCCCTTGCGAATTCTGCCATCGGTCTAGGGTCAAGTGCATCGtgagcgacgacgaagataGCTGCATACCCTGCCAGGCTAGCGGCTCTGATTGCTCCCTGCTCAACAGTCCCCAGCCTAGAAAACGCAAGCTAAACGGCGACTTTGACGATAGTGGTAAAAGAAGGTCGGTCTGCCCATTTTCCTTCTCACGCCATTCGCTCGcactccctcttcctctccctcaaCTCAAAACACACGGCATGTTCCCCACCCAAATCTCTATCTCTACCCATtgtcccccctctccccgtCAGAGCCAGATCGCCCTCCGttgtcttcttttctttaTTTTGCGCCCGCTCCATGTTTCTTGGGCAGCCATGGGTGGCACGCCACGGTCAAGGGGCACGTCTGATAACGAAACCTTAATCTCTGACACGTGATTGGTCCATCAGTTCACCAGCCAAGACGGATATCAGAAGGCGAAAGCAACACCAGCCCAGCCTCTCCAGCACTACCGGGAGCAGCTCCTTTCTCGAAGACATGGCTAATGTCGGAGGCCCGACTCTGCTGAAGCGGACGCTGGGTCTCCAGAACGACCGCTTCAGCCAGTACATTGGCCCGACGACCGATTTCGAGCCATCTCTCATCAACCTCTCACCCTTCAACCCCCAGGACGAGAGCCTCTTGGCGCGCGGCACCCTGCGAAAGGTCAGCGAAGACGACACGTTCCTCCTGCTGCCCGACTCCAACACGCCGGGTCACGAGCACGtcctcgaggatgtcgaggagaTTGAGAATCTCGTGAGGCCACATGGCCGCAGGCTGGTAGACCTGTATTTCCGCATCGTCCATCCTGCCTTTCCCATCATACAAAAGACTGTCTTTCTGGAAAAGTACGAACGCAGCTATCGCGAGTTTTCGCCTTGTCTGCTGGCCGCTGTCTACTTGTTTGCCATTAACTGGTGGGAGCACGATGAAGACCTTGCCCGAGTCCCTCGCCCAAACATCCCTAACTTGGAACGTATGATCCGCACCACTCTGGCCGACGCCATGTACCGGCCGAAACTGTCCACCATCCAGGCCGGACTTCTCCTCTCCCAGCGACCCGAGGGCGACCAGTGGGCTCCGACAGCCCAGCTTGTAGCCATCGCCCAGGAACTCGGCCTTCATCTCGACTGCACGCATTGGAAGATACCACCTTGGGAAAAGGGACTGCGGAAACGCCTCGCCTGGGCCTTGTACATGCAGGACAAATGGGGCTCCCTTGTACACGGCCGGCCGTCGCACATTTTCTCTTCCAACTGGGGAGTACAGCCACTCACACAGCACGACTTTCCCGATGTTGAATGGGACGAGAACGATGTagaggagaagctggagatCGAGCGTGGCCGAACTCTTTTCAGCCAGATGGTACAGCTGTCGCAAATActcgccgagatcctcgatACCTTTTACTCGTTGCAAGCGATGCAAACCGTTaccaacgccggcggccaaggcACGCACCTAGTTCTGGGCATGGCGAAGCCTATCCAGCTGAAGCTCAAGGAGTGGTATGCCAGCCTGCCGGCAGCGATCCGCATGGACAACACGTATTCGACGAACCCGACTCCCGCCAACCGTCTGTCGAGCATAGGATACCTCCACCTGGCCTACTTTGCTGCTGAGATTACTCTCCATCGCCGCATCATCCGCTCGCTCGAAGCTACCGGGTCGGCCGTCGATCCGTACGTTCAACACATTTGCCGAAGTGCGGCAAAGGCACGGCTCATCTCCGCGATGGACTTCGTCAATCGTTTGAACTCATTCCATCTGCGCTCTTTTTGGTATTTCGCATCCAAGACCAACTTCGCCCTCATCGGCACGTTTGGTTCTCTCTTGtgggcgacgtcgccgggaagagaagaagccgacTGGTATCGAAGGCGTTTGGGAGAATACCGCTGGACTCTTTCCGTGAGCTCCAAACCTGGCGAAGGCAAGGGCCTGACGGAGTTCGCCATGACTATGCTCGACATTTCAACCGGCCTCCTCAAAAAGCTCCCCGAAAAGCCATCGATGAGCCGCAGCGGCAGCGTTGTGGATATCGGACCTGGCAGCATGAGTAGCAGCTTCGCTGGTAACAGTTTGCTTGCCTTGGGGCAAAGCGCCCCACCGACGATGACCTTGGGAGGGTTCAGTGGATTTCAAAGCGCCGATGTAAGCAATGCTCAGAGCCCGATAAGCGACgacagcagcgacgacgaaaTGTACGAGACATTCGCCCCGACGGCGGGTATGGCGGGTTAGGCCGAATAAGGCATGCAACAGGGCGGGAAGCCGAGGAATAATGACATCACGAAGAGACGACACGCTCACTTGAGTGGACATTCCCCTAGATGGTCTGTACTTTGGTGGGAACGGGTGGTCTTTTGGTTGGCATTGATGGGGAATGGAAGTGCATAATGATCTGCGGGATACCACTGGGGGGTACTGGGCGGCGGGCAAACGACGGTGTTGACAAAAAGAGGGTAAcggagagagggaagggagaaAGACGTCTGCCGCCCACAACCCCCATCTTGATGACATTTGGACTTGAGATTTTTGTTATGGGTTCGACGATGCAAAGAAAGGGAGCGAACCGCCATCACTGGTTGCCGGCGCAAACTCTTTGGGTATTTATACCGTCCATCATTTTTGGAGCGGGAAAACAGAGAGATATGGcgccttttctttcttctttctcctcctcgggaTGCTGAGCGATGCATACATCCTAGGATAGATATCAAAGCTTTTGGATATAAATGACACACCTTGCTGCCTGTAGATGGACCAGGTTGATGTTTCTTGAAATCTCGACGTGCTTGAGTGGCTCGATGCGA
Encoded proteins:
- a CDS encoding fungal specific transcription factor domain-containing protein, with protein sequence MSNPSAVMRTAPIAIAPKPPRRQNSYRQDSFANLELFRGSMPGRDMAESVGSYTTRSLSPCEFCHRSRVKCIVSDDEDSCIPCQASGSDCSLLNSPQPRKRKLNGDFDDSGKRSSPAKTDIRRRKQHQPSLSSTTGSSSFLEDMANVGGPTLLKRTLGLQNDRFSQYIGPTTDFEPSLINLSPFNPQDESLLARGTLRKVSEDDTFLLLPDSNTPGHEHVLEDVEEIENLVRPHGRRLVDLYFRIVHPAFPIIQKTVFLEKYERSYREFSPCLLAAVYLFAINWWEHDEDLARVPRPNIPNLERMIRTTLADAMYRPKLSTIQAGLLLSQRPEGDQWAPTAQLVAIAQELGLHLDCTHWKIPPWEKGLRKRLAWALYMQDKWGSLVHGRPSHIFSSNWGVQPLTQHDFPDVEWDENDVEEKLEIERGRTLFSQMVQLSQILAEILDTFYSLQAMQTVTNAGGQGTHLVLGMAKPIQLKLKEWYASLPAAIRMDNTYSTNPTPANRLSSIGYLHLAYFAAEITLHRRIIRSLEATGSAVDPYVQHICRSAAKARLISAMDFVNRLNSFHLRSFWYFASKTNFALIGTFGSLLWATSPGREEADWYRRRLGEYRWTLSVSSKPGEGKGLTEFAMTMLDISTGLLKKLPEKPSMSRSGSVVDIGPGSMSSSFAGNSLLALGQSAPPTMTLGGFSGFQSADVSNAQSPISDDSSDDEMYETFAPTAGMAG